One Rosa chinensis cultivar Old Blush chromosome 5, RchiOBHm-V2, whole genome shotgun sequence genomic region harbors:
- the LOC112163741 gene encoding UPF0481 protein At3g47200-like yields the protein MNGAVDIENVHPAGNVFAEPCIYRVPERLWCLNNKAHTPQAVSIGPFHHGKEDLIVTEENKEKYLQNLVLFRSKAIVWGQEARLRNCYADTIDEQFSDDFVAIIVKDARFIIDVLLSYNVTWGCLKINCHFLILEKLFDPESITGLCPSDREGLSVMKLSYNFFKPLMHKDEGTEGNLEDIICSSKPQHFVDLLRCFYVRDHYMKAKAKGKMRTVPSVRELQQGEVKFEVLDSSNNLLDIKFHADTKTLKIPKVIK from the exons ATGAATGGAGCTGTCGATATAGAAAATGTGCACCCGGCTGGGAATGTATTTGCGGAGCCTTGCATCTACAGAGTTCCTGAACGACTATGGTGTCTAAATAACAAAGCTCACACACCTCAGGCAGTCTCTATAGGTCCATTTCATCATGGCAAGGAAGACTTGATAGTCACAGAAGAGAACAAAGAGAAGTACCTGCAAAATCTTGTCCTATTTAGGAGCAAAGCGATAGTATGGGGGCAGGAAGCAAGACTGCGCAATTGTTACGCAGACACCATAGACGAGCAGTTCAGTGATGACTTTGTCGCAATCATTGTGAAAGATGCCAGATTCATCATTGACGTCTTGTTGAG TTACAACGTGACATGGGGTTGCTTGAAAATCAACTGCCATTTTTTAATTCTTGAAAAGCTTTTTGACCCAGAAAGTATCACCGGTCTCTGTCCTTCGGATAGAGAGGGGCTTTCGGTGATGAAACTCTCTTACAATTTCTTTAAACCTCTAATGCACAAAGATGAAGGAACAGAAGGCAACTTGGAGGACATCATCTGTTCTTCTAAACCACAACACTTTGTTGAtcttctaagatgtttctatgTAAGAGACCACTACATGAAAGCAAAAGCTAAAGGAAAAATGAGGACTGTACCAAGCGTAAGAGAGCTGCAACAAGGTGAAGTCAAGTTTGAGGTATTAGATTCGAGCAACAACTTACTTGACATAAAATTCCATGCTGATACTAAGACTCTGAAAATTCCAAAAGTTATTAAGTAA
- the LOC112165037 gene encoding splicing factor U2af small subunit B — protein sequence MAEHLASIFGTEKDRVNCPFYFKIGACRHGDRCSRLHTKPSVSPTLLLSNMYQRPDMITPGVDAQGQPIDPRQMQTHFEEFYEDLFQELSKYGEIESLNVCDNLADHMVGNVYVQFREEEHAANALKNLTGRFYAGRPIIVDFSPVTDFREATCRQYEENTCNRGGYCNFMHLKRIGRELRRELFRSYRRRHSRSRSRSRSPYRHRSYEERPHGSHGHSRRYDDGDWYPERRNRTVSPGRSRRERSRSRSTERRRRRNPSPVREGSEERRAKIEQWNREREQNEIASKVTSVRSDNGHAQTENQNGYE from the exons ATGGCGGAGCACTTGGCTTCAATCTTTGGGACGGAGAAGGACAGAGTGAACTGCCCCTTCTACTTCAAAATAGGGGCGTGCAGGCACGGCGATCGGTGCTCCAGGCTTCACACGAAGCCCAGCGTCAGCCCGACTCTGTTGCTCTCCAATATGTACCAGAGGCCCGATATGATCACCCCCGGCGTCGACGCCCAGGGCCAGCCTATCGACCCCCGCCAGATGCAAACCCATTTCGAG GAATTTTATGAGGATCTCTTTCAAGAGCTGAGTAAGTATGGAGAAATTGAAAGCCTGAATGTCTGCGACAACCTAGCTGACCACATG GTGGGCAATGTGTATGTTCAGTTTAGGGAGGAAGAGCATGCTGCAAATGCACTCAAGAATCTGACTGGAAGATTTTATGCTG GGCGTCCTATCATTGTGGACTTCTCTCCGGTGACAGACTTCCGTGAAGCCACCTGCAGGCAATATGAGGAAAATACATGCAATCGTGGTGGATACTGCAACTTTATGCATCTGAAAAGGATTGGGAG GGAATTGAGGCGTGAGTTATTTAGGAGCTACCGGCGAAGGCATAGCCGGAGTCGAAGCAGGAGCCGCAGCCCTTACAGGCATCGTAGCTATGAAGAACGCCCTCATGGTAGCCATGGTCATAGCAGAAGGTATGATGACGGGGATTGGTATCCTGAGAGAAGGAACAGGACTGTAAGCCCTGGCCGAAGTAGGCGGGAACGCAGTAGAAGCAGGAGCACtgaaaggaggaggagaaggaaccCCAGTCCAGTTAGAGAAGGCAGTGAGGAGAGACGAGCCAAAATTGAACAGTGGAACAGGGAAAGAGAACAAAATGAAATTGCTTCCAAGGTCACCTCTGTCAGAAGTGACAATGGGCATGCTCAAACTGAAAATCAGAACGGTTATGAGTAA
- the LOC112165492 gene encoding glucomannan 4-beta-mannosyltransferase 2, translated as MAESTKVLIPETFQGGSSFDIAGQIGLIWELIKAPLIVPLLRVGVYVSLAMALMLFVERVYMGIVIVLVKMFWKKPEKRYNYEPIQEDLELGSSNFPVVLVQIPMFNEREVYKISIGAACGLSWPSDRLVIQVLDDSTDPTIKKMVEAECQRWASKGINIVYQIRETRGGYKAGALKEGLKRSYVKHCEYVAIMDADFRPEPDYLRRAIPFLVQNPEIALVQARWRFVNADECLLTRMQEMSLDYHFTVEQEVGSATHAFFGFNGTAGVWRIAAINEAGGWKDRTTVEDMDLAVRAGLRGWKFLYLGDLQVKSELPSTFNAFRYQQHRWSCGPANLFRKMVMEIAMNKKVTLWKKFYVIYSFFFVRKIIAHMVTFFFYCVVLPLTILVPEVHVPIWGAVYIPSIITILNSVGTPRSIHLLFYWILFENVMSLHRTKATLIGLFEAGRVNEWVVTEKLGDAVKKAADAAKNKPAPKFFKKPKFKFGNRLHMLELGFGLFLFFCGCYDYVHGKNNYFIYLFLQTITFLICGFGYVGTIIPSS; from the exons ATGGCTGAGAGTACCAAAGTTCTGATACCAGAGACATTCCAGGGTGGGAGTAGCTTTGACATTGCAGGCCAAATTGGGCTGATTTGGGAGCTAATCAAAGCGCCATTGATAGTTCCTCTGCTCAGAGTTGGAGTCTATGTCTCACTAGCCATGGCTCTCATGCTCTTTGTGGAGAGGGTCTACATGGGTATTGTCATTGTTTTGGTCAAAATGTTCTGGAAAAAGCCAGAGAAGCGCTACAACTATGAGCCCATTCAGGAGGATTTGGAATTGGGCAGTTCTAATTTTCCAGTTGTACTTGTTCAAATCCCCATGTTCAATGAAAGAGAG GTCTACAAGATCTCCATTGGAGCTGCATGTGGGCTGTCGTGGCCGTCCGATCGTCTTGTGATCCAAGTCCTGGATGATTCAACTGACCCTACAATCAAG AAAATGGTGGAGGCAGAGTGTCAGAGGTGGGCGAGCAAAGGCATAAATATAGTGTACCAAATCAGAGAAACTAGAGGAGGATACAAAGCAGGGGCATTGAAAGAAGGTCTTAAACGTAGCTACGTGAAACACTGCGAGTACGTGGCCATAATGGACGCCGATTTCCGACCCGAGCCTGACTATCTCAGGCGAGCCATCCCTTTCTTGGTTCAGAACCCCGAAATCGCTCTGGTTCAAGCTCGTTGGAGATTCG TGAACGCGGACGAGTGCTTGCTGACAAGAATGCAAGAGATGTCATTGGATTACCATTTCACAGTTGAACAAGAAGTTGGTTCCGCAACACATGCCTTCTTTGGCTTCAACG GAACTGCTGGTGTGTGGAGAATTGCTGCCATTAATGAGGCAGGTGGGTGGAAAGATCGTACAACAGTGGAGGATATGGATCTTGCTGTCCGAGCTGGTCTCAGAGGCTGGAAATTTTTGTACCTTGGTGACCTTCAG GTGAAAAGTGAACTTCCTAGTACCTTCAATGCCTTCCGTTACCAGCAGCACCGATGGTCTTGTGGTCCAGCTAATCTGTTTAGGAAAATGGTcatggaaattgcaatgaataaG AAAGTTACATTGTGGAAGAAATTCTATGTCATCTACAGCTTCTTCTTTGTTAGGAAGATCATTGCCCACATGGTGACTTTCTTCTTTTACTGTGTTGTGCTTCCCCTGACCATTTTGGTTCCTGAAGTTCATGTACCAATTTGGGGAGCAGTTTATATTCCTTCCATCATTACCATCCTTAACTCAGTTGGAACTCCAAG GTCAATTCACCTTTTGTTTTACTGGATCCTTTTCGAGAATGTGATGTCCTTGCACCGGACCAAGGCAACTTTGATTGGCCTTTTTGAAGCCGGGAGAGTCAATGAGTGGGTTGTCACCGAGAAACTGGGAGATGCTGTCAAGAAAGCAGCAGATGCTGCCAAGAACAAACCAGCCCCCAAATTCTTCAAGAAACCAAAGTTCAAGTTTGGCAACAG ACTGCACATGTTGGAGCTGGGATTTGGATTGTTTCTGTTCTTCTGTGGATGCTACGATTATGTACATGGGAAGAACAACTACTTTATATACCTTTTCCTCCAAACCATCACGTTCTTGATCTGTGGATTTGGTTACGTCGGAACCATCATCCCCAGCTCTTAG